One genomic segment of Helicoverpa zea isolate HzStark_Cry1AcR chromosome 22, ilHelZeax1.1, whole genome shotgun sequence includes these proteins:
- the LOC124641563 gene encoding dynein light chain roadblock-type 2-like encodes MATEVEDTIKRIQAHKGVMGVIIVNHEGIPIKSSLDNATSVLYSGLIGQLTEKAKNVVREMDTTNELTFLRVRSRRHEILIAPDREFILIVIQNTSD; translated from the exons atg GCCACTGAAGTGGAGGATACAATCAAGAGAATTCAAGCCCATAAAGGTGTTATGGGTGTCATCATTGTGAATCACGAAG GTATACCCATTAAAAGCTCGCTGGATAATGCAACCTCTGTGCTATACTCCGGTCTGATTGGTCAGCTCACTGAAAAAGCTAAGAATGTTGTCCGCGAAATG GACACTACAAATGAGCTGACATTCTTACGTGTGAGGAGTAGGAGACATGAGATACTGATCGCACCTGATCGTGAATTCATACTCATTGTCATACAGAACACGTCTGATTAG
- the LOC124641378 gene encoding KH domain-containing, RNA-binding, signal transduction-associated protein 2-like isoform X1, producing MAEKYDKNGYNSSDFKRNAPIDESMENDPEQDGEDNPKINEKAGEYMRELLSEKIKLNNAKFPIITKLIDQEVTKVQASGRIPGKDSKYLDVFREKPTKVTVKVLVPVKEHPKFNFVGKLLGPKGNTMKHLQEETMCKMAVLGRGSMRDRQKEEELRNSLDPKYAHLSDELHVEISALASPAEAHARIAYALAEVKKYLVPDTNDMIWQTQMRDIERGGAAGARRGPPGGYGGAGRGFGFEAGAGASAPGGPRARPRMPPAPPIPRAMPPKNKVISILDRARSAMETSYPYDDVYQQMPEPPQIRGPVRGAAAEPDFYYERGHDRYYSDEGYGYKEDAREYKSVRAVGTRRQHYARAEPYARPPK from the exons ATGGCTGAGAAATACGACAAAAACGGATACAATAGTAGTGATTTCAAGCGAAATGCGCCGATAGATGAAAGTATGGAAAATGACCCAGAACAAGATGGCGAGGATaatccaaaaataaatgaaaaagccGGTGAATACATGAGAGAGTTGTTAAGCgagaaaataaaacttaataatgcTAAGTTTCCtattattacaaaacttatTGACCAAG AGGTCACAAAAGTACAAGCTTCAGGTCGGATACCGGGCAAAGACTCCAAATATCTAGATGTCTTCCGTGAAAAACCCACAAAGGTCACCGTTAAGGTCTTAGTTCCAGTTAAGGAGCACCCTAAG TTTAATTTTGTTGGCAAGCTACTCGGACCAAAAGGCAATACTATGAAGCACTTACAGGAAGAAACCATGTGCAAAATGGCAGTTTTAGGCAGAGGATCAATGCGCGACAG ACAAAAAGAAGAAGAGCTGCGCAACTCCTTGGACCCTAAATACGCGCACTTATCGGACGAGCTTCACGTAGAGATCAGTGCTCTCGCGTCGCCCGCCGAGGCGCACGCGCGGATCGCATACGCTCTTGCCGAAGTTAAGAAGTACCTGGTGCCCGATACCAATGATATGATCTGGCAGACACAGATGAGAGATATTGAGAGGGGTG GTGCAGCGGGTGCCAGACGCGGGCCCCCAGGTGGCTACGGAGGCGCCGGCCGCGGCTTCGGTTTCGAGGCGGGCGCTGGAGCGTCCGCGCCGGGCGGGCCTCGCGCCAGGCCTCGCatgccgcccgcgccgcccatACCTCGCGCCATGCCTCCTAAGAACAAGGTCATCAGCATATTGGACCGAGCGCGGTCTGCTATGGAGACCTCGTACCCGTACGATGATGTGTACCAACAGATGCCTGAGCCTCCG CAGATCCGTGGCCCAGTCCGAGGCGCGGCGGCGGAGCCCGACTTCTACTACGAGCGTGGCCACGATCGCTACTACTCGGACGAGGGCTACGGCTACAAGGAGGACGCGCGCGAGTACAAGTCCGTGCGGGCGGTGGGCACGCGGCGCCAGCACTACGCGCGAGCCGAGCCCTACGCGCGCCCGCCCAAGTAG
- the LOC124641378 gene encoding KH domain-containing, RNA-binding, signal transduction-associated protein 2-like isoform X2 — MAEKYDKNGYNSSDFKRNAPIDESMENDPEQDGEDNPKINEKAGEYMRELLSEKIKLNNAKFPIITKLIDQEVTKVQASGRIPGKDSKYLDVFREKPTKVTVKVLVPVKEHPKFNFVGKLLGPKGNTMKHLQEETMCKMAVLGRGSMRDRQKEEELRNSLDPKYAHLSDELHVEISALASPAEAHARIAYALAEVKKYLVPDTNDMIWQTQMRDIERGGAAGARRGPPGGYGGAGRGFGFEAGAGASAPGGPRARPRMPPAPPIPRAMPPKNKVISILDRARSAMETSYPYDDVYQQMPEPPIRGPVRGAAAEPDFYYERGHDRYYSDEGYGYKEDAREYKSVRAVGTRRQHYARAEPYARPPK; from the exons ATGGCTGAGAAATACGACAAAAACGGATACAATAGTAGTGATTTCAAGCGAAATGCGCCGATAGATGAAAGTATGGAAAATGACCCAGAACAAGATGGCGAGGATaatccaaaaataaatgaaaaagccGGTGAATACATGAGAGAGTTGTTAAGCgagaaaataaaacttaataatgcTAAGTTTCCtattattacaaaacttatTGACCAAG AGGTCACAAAAGTACAAGCTTCAGGTCGGATACCGGGCAAAGACTCCAAATATCTAGATGTCTTCCGTGAAAAACCCACAAAGGTCACCGTTAAGGTCTTAGTTCCAGTTAAGGAGCACCCTAAG TTTAATTTTGTTGGCAAGCTACTCGGACCAAAAGGCAATACTATGAAGCACTTACAGGAAGAAACCATGTGCAAAATGGCAGTTTTAGGCAGAGGATCAATGCGCGACAG ACAAAAAGAAGAAGAGCTGCGCAACTCCTTGGACCCTAAATACGCGCACTTATCGGACGAGCTTCACGTAGAGATCAGTGCTCTCGCGTCGCCCGCCGAGGCGCACGCGCGGATCGCATACGCTCTTGCCGAAGTTAAGAAGTACCTGGTGCCCGATACCAATGATATGATCTGGCAGACACAGATGAGAGATATTGAGAGGGGTG GTGCAGCGGGTGCCAGACGCGGGCCCCCAGGTGGCTACGGAGGCGCCGGCCGCGGCTTCGGTTTCGAGGCGGGCGCTGGAGCGTCCGCGCCGGGCGGGCCTCGCGCCAGGCCTCGCatgccgcccgcgccgcccatACCTCGCGCCATGCCTCCTAAGAACAAGGTCATCAGCATATTGGACCGAGCGCGGTCTGCTATGGAGACCTCGTACCCGTACGATGATGTGTACCAACAGATGCCTGAGCCTCCG ATCCGTGGCCCAGTCCGAGGCGCGGCGGCGGAGCCCGACTTCTACTACGAGCGTGGCCACGATCGCTACTACTCGGACGAGGGCTACGGCTACAAGGAGGACGCGCGCGAGTACAAGTCCGTGCGGGCGGTGGGCACGCGGCGCCAGCACTACGCGCGAGCCGAGCCCTACGCGCGCCCGCCCAAGTAG
- the LOC124641598 gene encoding dynein light chain roadblock-type 1-like, producing MKIITNLLKDARDEWLVRTTATINSANPIVDRIMDDDSVEGVIMTNKEGAPILTNMSVTSATNYGRALHKFGQISQIYIKELNPVEEIIIIRIHTKKDEIMVAPDSEFNIMVIQHARSHHKPKDKKIKDK from the exons atgaaaataattacaaacttaTTGAAAGATGCAAGAGATGAATGGCTTGTACGAACC ACGGCCACAATTAACTCTGCTAACCCCATCGTGGACAGAATAATGGATGATGATTCAGTAGAAGGCGTAATAATGACCAACAAAGAAG GGGCCCCGATATTGACCAATATGAGCGTTACTAGCGCCACGAATTATGGCAGAGCTCTTCACAAGTTTGGACAAATATCGCAAATCTACATTAAAGAACTG AACCCTGtcgaagaaataataataatacgaaTCCATACAAAGAAAGATGAAATAATGGTGGCACCAGACAGTGAGTTCAACATCATGGTGATACAACACGCTAGATCCCATCACAAGCCGAAAGAcaagaaaataaaagacaaatga